A single genomic interval of Numenius arquata chromosome 14, bNumArq3.hap1.1, whole genome shotgun sequence harbors:
- the SLC29A4 gene encoding equilibrative nucleoside transporter 4, translated as MPQSRRGGGRLATMGSVGAERFKELSPAGTPEGNVVMSFSFDSYQLEEDELQRGSQAKGVLTFMEPVSEDPEPQDRYHGIYFAMLLAGVGFLLPYNSFITDVDYLHHKYPGTSIVFDMSLTYILVALVAVILNNALVELLSLHTRISVGYLFALGPLLFVSICDVWLELFTRRQAYAINLVAVGVVAFGCTVQQSSFYGYTGLLPKRYTQGVMTGESTAGVIISLSRIFTKLLLSDEKENTVIFFFISIGMELTCFILHLLVKRTRFVRYYTSCSRKGLPEPRAAGDHGTGYRIHHDVTAEDVRFENRPRGQLSSPRGSPGPEAELAGSGTYMRFDVPRPKIKRSWPSFRDMLLHRYVVSRLIWAYMLSIAMTYFITLCLFPGLESEIHNCTLGEWLPILIMAIFNLSDFVGKILAALPYDWRGTHLLIYSCLRVVFIPLFIMCVYPNGKPTFGHPAWPCIFSLLMGITNGYFGSVPMILAAGKVSPEQRELAGNTMTVSYMTGLTLGSAVAYFAYSLTSTSHSTCFYTETSNGSFTSGY; from the exons ATGCCGCAGAGCCGCCGCGGCGGAGGGAG GTTGGCCACGATGGGCTCGGTGGGAGCCGAGCGCTTCAAGGAGCTGAGCCCGGCGGGGACGCCGGAGGGCAACGTGGTGATGAGCTTCAGTTTCGACAGCTACCAGCTGGAGGAGGACGAGCTGCAGCGGGGCAGCCAGGCCAAGGGCGTCCTCACCTTCATGGAGCCAG TTTCTGAGGATCCCGAGCCCCAGGATCGATACCATGGGATTTACTTTGCCATGCTGCTGGCCGGGGTGGGATTTCTTCTGCCGTACAACAGCTTTATCACCGATGTGGACTACTTGCACCATAAATACCCAG GGACCTCCATCGTCTTTGACATGAGCCTCACCTACATCCTGGTGGCCTTGGTGGCCGTCATCCTCAACAACGCGCTGGTGGAGCTGCTGAGCTTGCACACCCGGATCTCCGTGG GATACCTCTTTGCCTTGGGGCCCTTGCTCTTCGTTAGCATCTGCGACGTCTGGCTGGAGCTCTTCACCCGCAGGCAAGCCTATGCCATCAACCTGGTTGCCGTCGGGGTGGTGGCCTTTGGCTGCACAG TGCAGCAATCCAGCTTCTACGGCTACACGGGGCTGCTGCCCAAGCGCTACACGCAGGGGGTGATGACGGGCGAGA GCACCGCTGGGGTCATCATCTCACTCAGCCGCATCTTCACCAAACTGCTGCTGTCAGACGAGAAGGAGAACACGGTCATCTTCTTCTTCATCTCCATTGGCATGGAGCTGACGTGCTTCATCCTCCACCTCCTGGTGAAGCGCACCCGCTTCGTCCGCTACTACACCTCCTGCTCCCGCAAGGGTCTCCCCGAGCCCCGGGCAGCTGGTGACCATGGGACGGGCTACCGCATCCACCACGATGTCACTGCCGAGGATGTCCGATTT GAGAACCGGCCGCGGGGACAGCTGAGCTCCCCCCGGGGCAGCCCAGGCCCCGAAGCTGAGCTGGCTGGCAGCGGCACCTACATGCGCTTTGACGTCCCTCGGCCCAAAATCAAGAGGAGCTGGCCCAGCTTCAGAG ACATGCTGCTCCACCGCTACGTCGTGTCCCGCCTCATCTGGGCCTACATGCTCTCCATCGCCATGACCTACTTCATCACGCTGTGCCTATTTCCCGGGCTGGAGTCAGAGATCCACAACTGCACACTGGGGGAATGGCTCCCCATCCTCATCATGGCCATCTTCAACCTCTCCGACTTCGTCGGCAAG ATCTTGGCTGCCCTGCCCTACGACTGGAGAGGGACCCACCTTCTCATCTACTCCTGCCTCCGTGTGGTCTTCATCCCCCTCTTCATCATGTGCGTCTACCCCAATGGGAAGCCCACCTTTGGCCACCCTGCCTGGCCCTGCATCTTCTCTCTCCTCATGGGTATCACCAACGGCTACTTTGGCAGCGTCCCCATGATCCTGGCCGCTGGGAAAGTGAGCCCCGAGCAACGGGAGCTGGCAG GGAACACCATGACTGTGTCCTACATGACGGGCTTAACGCTGGGCTCAGCCGTGGCGTATTTTGCCTACAGCCTCACCAGTACGTCCCACAGTACCTGTTTCTACACCGAAACCTCCAATGGCTCCTTCACCTCGGGGTActga